TGCTTCGCCAGAGAATACGGCATTATATTCCGGGTTGTATATCAATCCGATGCGATGGGTTGAAGGCAGAACCTGTTTGATAATCCGAAGTTGACTTTCTATGGGAATATTCAGAGAAATACCACAATCGGTCTGCTGAAGCGGCAAGGCTTTTTCAGGATTCAGCACCATGGTGAATATTTTTTTCTCATCGGCGATTGAAAGGTCCTTCCAAAGCAGATGCGCCGCTTCCGGGCCGACCGCAATAAAAACCGTTGCATCGTCGGCTTCTGCCAGGCGTTTTGTCAGCATCTCCCTGCTTTTTCCCGATTCATTGTCGAGAAAAACAGGGATCGTCTGAATGCCCATTTCCGCAGACAGGGTTTCCGCCAGCGCTTCCAGCGCTTCGACATAAGGTCTGATTCTAAGTGAAACAACGGCGATGGCCTTATCGATGGGTTTCTCGAATCCGTAAGCAGCAAAAGCCCCCATAAACAATAGACAAACGCTAATTCCTATGGCTTTTAGCCGAAACACGCTATGGTTGCTTAAAAAATGCAAAAGCGGCAATACGCCTCTCGGATTCAAGGACTGAGAATCTTCCCATCGTCATGAATCTATTTGAGTTACGAACCCTCTCATCAGGCTATGATTTTCAGAAAGACGGGAACCGAACAGAAACACCATTACGGTCTCCTTATCAACAAGCGACAAAACAACGTCTTTTAATAAAGCGAGATATTTTTCATCGTATGAAGAAACCGGCATGAATCTTTTTCCTAATCCGGCAAAGCCGGAAGCTTGACGGCTGGGCGGCCAACGACCTTTTCCAACAATGCGCGTTGTGCATGGATCCAACCGATAAAACATGCTGACATCACCGGGGATCGGTTAGCGTCCACGAGGCGGGCGGAGAGGTAACGTGAAGATAGCTCCGCATGGTGGGTTCCGGTCTGGACAAAAAAATACCCAATGGAATCAACCCGCTGAACTATGCATTGCTGCCAACCCGAACGCTTGCTAAAAAGCCTGGGTGAGCTTTAACGGAAACCGAGTGATAACCATTCGGTTTTTATGGTAAATATTAATTAAACGTCGGAATTTCGGCTGAATACTATCGGAAATGCTATTGGGTGTCAAGGGCAATAAAATCGCAACATATTGTGTTAGCAGGGAATTAGACCCTTTACCAGAAACATGCACGCCTTTGCGTCTATATTCGTCGAAGGTGAAAGATGGTGTTTATGCATCCCAGCATTCCAGCATCCCAGCATCCGGCTTTGCCGGATTAGGTGCACGGCGCAGTTCAGTTACATCGTTCGTTGAAGGAACCACAAGCGAGATGGAAGATTTTCCGGAAAAAGGCCACCCCTCTTTCCATCAAACCCCAATAAACGACCTATTCCCCGATGGGATCATTTCTTGGTGGGAAGAGAACCCACGGTAATCATTTCCTTGTTCTTTTCATACATGGCATTGCCGATGCCCTTGACCTTCATGATATCGGCGGGCGTTTGAAACGGCCCGTTGGCGGTGCGATGGGCGACAATTTTTTCAGCAATCACTTTACCGACACCGTTCAGGTAGGTAAGCTCCTCGGCGGATGCCGAGTTGATATCGATTTTCCCGTTTGAAGCGTTCGTGTCGGGTTCGGCAGCAACATTCATGGAAAGAAACATCACCATAGACAGCACCATGACAACAGACAGAGCGGTTTTTTTCATCATGTTTAATTTCTCCTTTTTTTGAACAGCATAAGCTTCCACTATCAGTAAGCACGAGGTGGCCTTTTCCAGCAGCAACACAATCATTTTCCTTGTGATTCTCAGTGGGGAAAGCAGCAAAATGAGACATTTTTGAAGCGTGCGGTGTGCGACGAGCCGTCACACGGATATTGCGGTAGCAGGGCCGTTCCGGACAACGAGGCCACAGGATCGAGGGATCGATGCCGTTTGTGCAAGCGATAAAAGTTTTTCTCGTTTATTAATCTCCTTATGAATTGTCAAGCCCTTTTTTTATTCGGAGAAACCGCGTTGATGATGTCTGCGCCAAAGGCGGTTCCCCTGATATCCTTTCATCCCATCCTCGCTTTTTTATATCTTTTTTGTTATACTGCCCAAAATAAAAACTGCCATGCAAGCATTCAACACCGTGTCATTCAGGCGGGTTCATTTTTTACGGGCAAAGGCCATACCGAAAACGCCCTACTTGAGCGGTTTTTCACCCGCACATTCAGGAAAGCATGGCCGAAGCGCTTTGGCCCTTACCGCGCGTTTCGAGCGCTTGAAATCAATATGAGGGTCACTCGACCCGATCAGAGAAAGAGAGGGCAGCATGATCCATGAGTGCATTATCCTGGAAAAACATGCCGGGGTCGCCATCATTACCCTCAACCGGCCCGAGGTGCTAAACGCCATGAACCGGCAGATGTGGAAGGAGCTTGCATCCGCGTTGCCTGACGTTGAAGCCGACACCGGCATAAACGCCCTGGTCCTGACCGGCGCGGGCAGAGCCTTTTCCACAGGCGCCGATTTAAAGGAATCCAAAACAAGACGCCCGGAAGACTACAGAGCCTATCTTGAAACCTTGCAGGAAACCTCCCGAAAGCTGATTCGGTTCGAAAAACCGACCATTGCCGCCATAAACGGGTATGCCTTGGGCTCCGGGTATGAGCTGGCGCTGGCATGCGATATTCGCCTGGCGGCACTGAACGCGCAGATCGGCTCACCGGAAGCCAAGGTAAC
This sequence is a window from Desulfobacterales bacterium. Protein-coding genes within it:
- a CDS encoding ABC transporter substrate binding protein, with the translated sequence MNPRGVLPLLHFLSNHSVFRLKAIGISVCLLFMGAFAAYGFEKPIDKAIAVVSLRIRPYVEALEALAETLSAEMGIQTIPVFLDNESGKSREMLTKRLAEADDATVFIAVGPEAAHLLWKDLSIADEKKIFTMVLNPEKALPLQQTDCGISLNIPIESQLRIIKQVLPSTHRIGLIYNPEYNAVFSGEARRVGLLLGLTIMPLEVADRKDIATILQRNREKIDALWMIPDQTVISESLVPFIIKEAIAKAVPVIGFNRFFYENGASLCYLFDYKGIGKQTGRLLLERLKGGACGNEPPEFKVWCNIKVMNALGVNYNADAIGTAAIGQGP
- a CDS encoding helix-hairpin-helix domain-containing protein is translated as MMKKTALSVVMVLSMVMFLSMNVAAEPDTNASNGKIDINSASAEELTYLNGVGKVIAEKIVAHRTANGPFQTPADIMKVKGIGNAMYEKNKEMITVGSLPTKK
- a CDS encoding enoyl-CoA hydratase/isomerase family protein, which gives rise to MIHECIILEKHAGVAIITLNRPEVLNAMNRQMWKELASALPDVEADTGINALVLTGAGRAFSTGADLKESKTRRPEDYRAYLETLQETSRKLIRFEKPTIAAINGYALGSGYELALACDIRLAALNAQIGSPEAKVTSSVTGGAMRLLQELVGPAKARELLFTAENISGEEAARIGLVNKAVPPEKLLPESLAMAAKIAQNSAFSIKMIKKGLLMASGEASLETLMNFEVEACLACVSTQERVASLISFEDRKR